The genomic segment aataaaagtaatactcttagcattaaaagtaatactttttcattgatgatccaaataggagatccgtctcacgaaattgatccgtgagaccgtctcacgagagtttttgtgaagaaaaaaaatatatatatgacatTTAGTACTATTCCCCAAACGAATCATTTGAGACGGGAACAAACAAGAGTGTGTCTCaagtaagaccgtctcacggatcttaatatgtgagacgagtcaaccctacctatattcacaataaaaagtaatactcttagcataaaaaataatatttttcattgataacccaaataagagattcgtctcacaaatatgacccgtgagaccgtctcacataaatttttgccaaCAAACAATAACTTTTCCTTTTATCATTGAAACAATATATTCTAGTATAGTAGATTCAATGAGATAAATTAGAGGTGTAAACAAACTGAGTCGGTTCACAAGTTTTTTGAGTCGActagaaaaatatttgatttgtattCGAGCTTATCGAATTTGAATATGTTCGAACTTTTTTCGAGTCAAACTCGAactcaaattattttgttcgatagttTGCGAGCCGCTCACGAGTTTTAGTgctttattaatataatataattatatattaaataaataatttcgaGTTTTTCGATTATTTGTTTTTGAGTAATAATTCAAATAGTTTACTAACATGTTCGAATCTTTCGAGTCGAATTCGAACaagtttttttaaattttcgaattttgaatCGAACTCAAACTCGAATAGAATTAATCCGTGCATAATTTGAACCTTCAAATTTTAGTTACATTCGATTCGATTCGATTAGACCCTAAGAACTATCTCAATCCTTTCCTAATTAAACTCGTGAACAAAGAAGCAATTAATCTAATAAAATCTtcgcaaaaacttgtgtgagacggtctcacggatcgtatttgtgagacggatctcttatttgggtctcccatgaaaaaatattattttttattctaaaagtattattttttattatgaatatggataagattgactcgtctcacagattagacTCACTCTAAAATCTATTAGTAAATCAAATTGAGTTGAATCAAtataatatacaataaatataaatatatgccAAATATATGTGTCACAGACTCACAATAAATCTTCTTGGTTGCCCTCCCTGCCTTCGATCTTGTGATCCCCTTTCCCACTGTCGGGGATCGCCCAATTGCAAAAAAATTCCCCAAAAAATCGTCAAAATACCGCCCGATTTCGAATCCCAATTCCCTAGCTCTTCTCACTGATGGCGGCGCCGGAATATGCTCAAAGCGATCCCGAAGGCATTGAAGGAGTCCGTATGACATGGCTCAACTGGCCGCGATCCAAAGTCGAAGCTTCAAAATGCGTGGTTCCGATCGCTGCAACGATCCAGCCAATCCGTCCTCATGTCGATCTACAGGCGGTCCCTTATCCTCCTCTCCGATGCAAAACTTGCACCGCCGTGTTGAACCCGTTTTGCCGCGTTGATTTCAGCGCCATGATTTGGATCTGCCCCTTTTGCTTCCAAAGAAACCATTTCCCGCCGCACTATTCGTCGATATCGCAGACGAACATGCCTGCCGAATTGTACCCTAATTTCCCATCCATCGAGTACTTAATCCCTAACTACCAGAATTTACCGAATTTCAACCCTTCCCCTATTTATTTGTTTGTTTTGGATACGTGCATGCTGGAGGAGGAGCTGGAGTTTGCGAAATCTGCCTTGAAACGAGCGATCGGGATTCTTCCGGATAACGCGTTGGTTGGGTTTGTGTCGTATGGTACGCAGGTGCAGGTGCATGAATTGGGGTTTTCGGAGATGTCCAAGGTTTATGTATTTAGAGGATCCAAGGAGTTGACAAAAGATCAGATCTTGGAGCAGTTGGGACTTGGGGCTCCTGGTGGAAGACCTATCAGACCAATGGGTGGTGGTGGTCCGAGTCCTACGGCGGGAGCGACTCCCAATGCTGGCGTTAATAGATTTTTATTGCCTGCTTCTGAGTGTGAATATTCATTTGATTCGGTGATTAACTACTTCATAATTGTCGAAAAATGTGGTTCTATTTATATGTTGACTCTATTGGATTTGAAACTGTGAGAAATAAAAGAATTAACTTTGCAATAAGAAGTTTGATCATTTTGAGGGCAGTTGAATTTTGGGCTATCGATTGTGATCCCTATATTATTTGATTGTTTTGTGGTGTAGTTGCTGGATGAGCTGGGAGCAGACCAGTGGCCTGTGGCACCAGGAAACAGGGCGTTGAGGTGTACAGGAGCTGCATTGAGTGTTGCCGCTGGATTACTGGGGGCATGCACTACAGGTACCGGTGCACGGATAATTGCATTAGTAGGAGGTCCATGTACTGAAGGCCCAGGAGCGGTAAAGCCTTAGACTTTCTCGTTACCCTATGTTGTTAGATTGGAGGTTGTAGTTTGTTTTGTTATAATATTATTTACCTTTTCAATTATGTATTGCTATTTTTGTTTCTTGTATATGAATAAGTTTGTGATATTAGTCGACCGTGACTGTGATATGAATTTAGACTGAGATTCCATGGAGTAATTTTGGCTGAATGCTGGATACATTGCATatgatattttttgttttgctaTTTTATTGGATGaatattttgagttttttgAGACTCAGCTTTTCATGAGATGACGAAGTAGGATTGTCACTTTTAATAAACTATGTTCTCAGTGTTCCAGGAATTCTTACTAACAAATGATTCTAAACCCCAACTTATTTTAGATCAGTTCTGTAATTTCCTTCTCTGTAGTTTACCCTGAAAAAGATGTTCAATTGTTGCCGAAGAACTCGTAACATGTACATTCCTTGAAATCTGTGCCATTACTGTCATCAATCGCAATTCCTAAgtgcttgatattgattgatcTTGCCCTCGCTACTTATTTTGCATGTACTAGTTGCACCTTGTATCTCCTAAGTGGtgggatttaaaaaaatttggctTTTCGACTTAATTTTTCATTTGAAACTGTGGAACGTCTTGATTCAAAAGTTTGAGTGGTTGAAGCATAAGATGTATGGTATTATAACCATAAGTCAACACAGTTATCGGGGGAACAATTGAGCTGTGTGAGCTTGGAAGCATTCTAAAAATTACTCTTTTCGCCATAATTCTTTGGCTTGCTTTTTAAGGTCATGTAGGATATTTTAGTGTTATGTATTATGTGGTTTCGAAACTTTCCACATCAAAACATTTGATGAAAATCTCTTGAATTTAAGTTTTATAAAGAGTTGGATTCACTGATTCAATTCTTCTATACCAACACTTATATGGCTGTTTGTGGATTGAAGAGTGGTTATCTGTCCTAATTTAACAAAACAGTAGTTTTCTGTTGTTGAgaatttactatataaaaaATGTTTGTAGTAAAGTCTTTTTCATGCTCCTGGAACACTCTATTtggagattttttttttcctttttttaattataaattttgtgttttgttttgCCAGTGAAATGTCGATTTTTATCCTGAGCAAAAGATGGGACGTATTTtagcttctttttttttcctaGATTCTTTTTTTTTGTTAGGCCTGGTTGTTATTTCGGTACAGTCTCATGACCTAGAACTTCTTTATTTCCTAATTTCTGTTTTAACTATCTGTCCATAGTCATATCTGTTTTTAACTGTTGTAAAAAATGTTCTATCAAAGTCGACATGCTAATTTACTTGATTTTTGAGTCATTGAGCTAGTGAAAATGGCTGGTATTTTTCCTTGCAGATCGGATCAAAAGATTTGTCTGATCCAGTTCGTTCTCACAAGGATCTTGACAAGGACTCAgcacctttttttaaaaaatcggtTCAATTCTACGAGCAACTTGGAAAACAGCTGGTCAGTCAGGGACATGTTTTGGATGTATTTGCCTCTGCCCTTGATCAGGTGTGTTATTGTCAGCTCAAATAGTTTGGTTGACTGTTGATTTTATCAATGTTTATGATCAATTAGAGTATAGGAGAAGGACAGCGGAGAACCTGTATACTGTTTCTGGACCCATTTAGGAGTTTTGGGTCATGTGACAAGTGATTTAAGATATGCTTAACTTTCAATCACAGCCCTTTATACTGATCGATTTACAAGATAAGTTTTTCAGGTTGGAATTGCTGAGATGAAGGTTGCCATTGAAAATACTGGTGGACTCGTTGTGCTAGCTGAAAGTTTTGGCCACTCTGTTTTCAAGGATTCATTCAAACACATTTTTGAAGATGGGGAACAGAGTCTTGGGCTCTCATTCAAGTGAGTTTAAAATATTAGAGATGAAATACTCTTTTTCCTTGCATGTTTTTTTTCCTGTTTTTGTCCTTTTTGGGTAAGCCTATTCTTGGTGTATGGACAACCTGAATAAGATCAGGAGCTGGTGTAGAAAATTTTaggttttaaaatttttcattttatctGATAAGCCCCTGTTCTTGGTGTATGGACAACCTGAATAAGAACAGGTGCTGGTGTAAAAAATTTTAGGTTTTAAATCCTTCTGCCTATTTGCAACATAATGTTGTTTAAGAAACACTGTAGCTAGTTAGTAGTATGATCTGGAAGAAAAAGTAGAAAtctcaaaagaaataaaaaatagtGGGTAGcgttaattataaaaaatttacaaaaatttgTGATACTGGTCTGTGCCAATCTAAGACCACTTAGTCCCAAAATTTAAAGGCAGACATCTTCGTTACACCTATACTTGTCAATGAAGGCAGTTTGTTGGTCAACGTCAATTGAATAGGAGGAAGTGCATGTATTAACGCGAGAGCCTTTCATCATTATCTTGTAACTAAatcttttttttataagaaacaatattttattaatgatATGATAAGAGTTAGTTACAACAGTAGATTAGTTGTCCACTAGCAACAGGAGTTACATAATATCAAAGCAGTATTAATGATACACATAAGCCCAATCTCTCAAAATATCTAAGATCGTCACGTTCTTGAATGTATCATGAATGCCGATCCACAAAGCAACTTTTGTCTTGATTTTATCCCAGCACTGATCTCTATTGTCCTTATCTTCAAAAATTCTACGATTTCTTTCTAGCCATACTGTCCAGCATATGCCTTGCATCACCACTTGCCAAAAATTCTTCCCCTCGTACTTGTTAGTTGTCCTAGATCCATAGCAAATACATCAGTCGTTAACTTAGGCACCACCCAAACCAATTCCAGTTATTTCAAAGCTCTAGTCCACAAGCCGttcgtgactgcacaatgaatTAGCATATGATCCTGCGTTTCCGCTTCATTCCTACACAACATGCACCGATTGGGACTCATAGCAATTAAGGGCCACTTTTTTTGCATCATCTCCGAGGTCGGGTAGCTTACCCAAAATCGCTATCCACGAAAATATCTGAATCTTTGTTGGAACCAGAATCTTCCATATAACATGGAAGAAAGGAAAAACTGGGAAGTGGGTATGTGGAAAAAACGACTCAAAGAAATATTTTACCGAGAAAAGACCAGAAGGATCCTCACTCCACACTCGATAGTCATCTACCCCTCCAACCAACCTAGTCCTATCTAAGAAACCTAGTAACTCTGCCAACTGTAACAGCTCTTCATCTCTCACGACCCTTCTAAAATGCAAATCCCATGATTGGGTAGACGACGAATTGTCAAAATGAACAAAGTGTGATATAGGCAAATTGTGAACCGCAGAAAGCCAAAATAAGGCCGGAAAAAGTTCTTTGAAGGAGTAATCCCCCACCACTATCTTCCCAAAATCTAGACTTGTTACCTCCTCTAACCTTAATCGAAACTAGTTGCTGAAAAGTTGGGTATATCCGGGAAAGAAACTTCCAATGGCATCTAAATGTCACGCTTCTTACTTAACCCGCATCCCACCCATTTTCATTTAATCCATATTTACTCACTATTACCTTCTTCCACAATGTCCCCTCTTCCACGTAaaatctccaccaccatttaCCCAACATAGCCTTGTTCCTCAACATAATTTTCCCAATACCCGATACCCCTTTTTCTTTGGGTTTGCACACTTGTTCCCACGCAACCAAGTGGTTATGAACTTCACCATCCGCTCCACCCCATAAAAAGTTCCTTGAAATTTTCTCCATCTCTTCCGCTATACCTTTAGGTACCCTGAAAAGAGACATAGTATATCGGAAGTGCATTTAAAATAGATGTTATCAAAGTTAATCTTCCTCCTCTAacaaaaaagttttttccaaCTTGCCAATTTTTTCGACATCTTAGATAGGATAGGTTCCCAGAACGATGCTTGTAATGGATTTCCACCTAAAGGCACGCCCAAACACTTAATCGGCCACTTTTCCATACGACTTCCAATTTGTTGTGCTAACAGTTCAACTTCTTCTTCAAAGTGAATACCCAACAAAGCACTCTTTTCCCAATTGATTTTTAATCCAGACATGTGGCAAAATGATCTCATAACATGCACCAAAAACCTAATATGATCCTCATCCCTCACAAAGAAAATTGTATCATCTGCAAACTGAATATGGGATATCTCTATCTGGTCTCTTCCAACCTC from the Primulina eburnea isolate SZY01 chromosome 3, ASM2296580v1, whole genome shotgun sequence genome contains:
- the LOC140827767 gene encoding protein transport protein SEC23 E-like; the protein is MAAPEYAQSDPEGIEGVRMTWLNWPRSKVEASKCVVPIAATIQPIRPHVDLQAVPYPPLRCKTCTAVLNPFCRVDFSAMIWICPFCFQRNHFPPHYSSISQTNMPAELYPNFPSIEYLIPNYQNLPNFNPSPIYLFVLDTCMLEEELEFAKSALKRAIGILPDNALVGFVSYGTQVQVHELGFSEMSKVYVFRGSKELTKDQILEQLGLGAPGGRPIRPMGGGGPSPTAGATPNAGVNRFLLPASECEYSFDSLLDELGADQWPVAPGNRALRCTGAALSVAAGLLGACTTGTGARIIALVGGPCTEGPGAIGSKDLSDPVRSHKDLDKDSAPFFKKSVQFYEQLGKQLVSQGHVLDVFASALDQVGIAEMKVAIENTGGLVVLAESFGHSVFKDSFKHIFEDGEQSLGLSFNGTLEINCSKDIKLQGIIGPCSSLEKKGPSVANTVIGEGNTTAWKLCGLDRNTCLTVFFDVSSSEKSDPTGTNPQLFIQFLTSYQSPDGQMRLRVTTVTRRWVDSTVGNEDLVQGFDQEVAAVVTARLASYKMETEEGFDATRWIDRNLIRLCSKFGDYRKDDPSSFTLNPGFSLFPQFMFNLRRSQFVQVFNNSPDETAYFRLLLNRETVSNAAVMIQPSLISYSFNSLPAPVLLDVVSIGADRILLLDAYFSIVIFHGMTIAQWRNMGYQDQPEHQAFAHLLQAPHDDAQLIIRDRFPAPRLVICDQHGSQARFLLAKLNPSATYSNSNEMMAPGSDIIFTDDVSLDVFLDHLQKLAVQPS